The following are encoded in a window of Rhizobium sp. 11515TR genomic DNA:
- a CDS encoding ABC transporter substrate-binding protein, with protein sequence MRMNRRSFMIGAAGTAAGLAFGGSAIPAFADTTQLRAMWWGSPDRGKRTVAVAELFHSKNPDLSVIGESISGEGYWAKLATGMASQNIADVFQLEPSTISDYSKRGACMPLDQFVPSTLNIDSFGKDVLKLTTVDGKLYGVGLGLNSFAMFYDEDMFKKTGLTPPGPTTTWTEYADLAVEMTKAAGKRGYWGGPYGARYNYVLDVWLRQRGKSLFTEEGGLGFGVDDAKEWYSYWEELRKRGGTVSADVQTLDQNVIESNCLALGKSAIGMAYSNQLVGYQLVVKSKLAVTTLPREKKDGPSGHYYRPALIWSVGATSKNGEAAAKFINFFVNDVDAGKILGVERGVPMSPAVRAAILPTLNPVEQQTVHYIELLKDQVGTYPVPAPLGSQEFDANVARPVADQLAFGKITVAEAAQRLVEEGATKLKRKG encoded by the coding sequence ATGCGCATGAATCGTCGTTCTTTCATGATCGGAGCTGCCGGAACCGCAGCTGGCCTTGCCTTTGGGGGAAGCGCAATCCCCGCCTTTGCCGATACGACGCAGCTGCGGGCGATGTGGTGGGGCTCGCCCGATCGCGGCAAACGCACCGTCGCCGTTGCCGAACTGTTTCACAGCAAGAATCCCGATCTGTCTGTCATCGGCGAGAGCATCAGCGGTGAGGGTTACTGGGCCAAGCTGGCAACCGGAATGGCGAGCCAGAACATCGCGGACGTTTTCCAGCTCGAGCCGAGCACCATCTCGGATTATTCGAAACGCGGCGCCTGCATGCCGCTCGACCAGTTCGTGCCTTCGACGCTGAATATCGACAGTTTCGGCAAGGATGTGTTGAAGCTGACAACGGTAGACGGCAAGCTTTATGGCGTTGGCCTCGGGCTGAACTCCTTCGCGATGTTCTATGATGAGGACATGTTCAAGAAGACCGGCCTGACGCCGCCCGGTCCGACGACGACATGGACGGAATATGCCGATCTCGCGGTGGAAATGACCAAGGCTGCCGGCAAGCGTGGCTATTGGGGCGGCCCTTATGGCGCGCGCTACAATTATGTGCTCGATGTCTGGCTGCGCCAGCGCGGCAAGAGCCTCTTTACTGAGGAGGGCGGGCTCGGCTTCGGCGTCGACGATGCCAAGGAATGGTACAGCTACTGGGAAGAGCTGCGCAAACGCGGCGGCACGGTCTCCGCCGATGTCCAGACGCTCGACCAGAACGTTATCGAGAGCAACTGCCTGGCACTCGGAAAATCGGCGATCGGCATGGCCTATTCCAACCAGCTGGTCGGCTATCAGCTCGTGGTCAAGAGCAAGCTCGCCGTCACCACGCTGCCGCGCGAGAAGAAGGATGGCCCTTCCGGCCATTATTATCGCCCGGCGCTGATCTGGAGCGTCGGCGCCACCAGCAAGAACGGTGAAGCGGCGGCCAAGTTCATCAATTTCTTCGTCAACGATGTCGACGCCGGCAAGATCCTCGGCGTCGAGCGCGGCGTGCCGATGTCACCCGCTGTCCGCGCCGCGATCCTGCCGACGCTCAATCCGGTGGAGCAGCAGACGGTGCACTACATCGAGCTGTTGAAGGATCAGGTCGGCACCTATCCCGTGCCGGCGCCGCTCGGCTCCCAGGAATTCGACGCGAACGTCGCCCGCCCCGTCGCCGACCAGCTCGCCTTCGGCAAGATTACGGTTGCCGAGGCGGCGCAGCGGCTGGTGGAGGAGGGTGCGACGAAGTTGAAGCGGAAGGGTTGA
- a CDS encoding LacI family DNA-binding transcriptional regulator, whose product MNDIRSKRIRQADIATAAGVSVSTVSRVLTNEPGISETIRQHIFKVASDLGYPLKTAAETAAGGLALIASDSVTGGLSVFYEGILEGLRAGAAERGMRFDIRLIREARTEPELVKEYLQTAGAEGLFLVGIDPSEELCQWLAASGTPTVLVNGTDPKLRFDGVSPSNFFGAYNATGRLLDAGHRRILHLTGSHRQTIRERIRGFEAAIASVEGAEGRIMPMNFRGSSSQEAHDKTAEILAADKGYTAAFCMNDFIAVGVLDAVIEAGLRVPEDFAIVGFDDLPCALMTNPRLATMRVDRAALGREAIGLMIARFRDRDAPARHICHGVQPIAGGTLPPET is encoded by the coding sequence ATGAACGATATTCGCTCCAAACGCATCAGGCAGGCCGACATCGCCACTGCCGCCGGCGTCTCCGTCTCGACGGTGTCGCGGGTCCTCACCAATGAACCCGGCATCAGCGAGACGATCCGCCAGCACATCTTCAAGGTAGCGAGCGATCTCGGCTATCCGCTGAAGACCGCAGCCGAGACGGCGGCCGGTGGCCTGGCATTGATCGCCAGCGACAGCGTCACAGGCGGCCTCAGCGTCTTCTATGAGGGTATTCTGGAGGGCCTTCGCGCAGGCGCTGCCGAGCGCGGAATGCGTTTCGACATCCGCCTTATCCGCGAGGCAAGGACGGAACCGGAACTGGTGAAAGAATATCTGCAGACCGCCGGTGCCGAAGGCCTCTTTCTCGTCGGCATCGACCCCTCGGAAGAGCTCTGCCAGTGGCTTGCGGCCAGCGGTACGCCGACCGTGCTCGTCAACGGCACCGATCCGAAGCTGCGCTTCGACGGCGTTTCACCCTCGAATTTCTTCGGCGCCTATAACGCGACCGGGCGCCTGCTTGATGCCGGTCACCGCCGCATCCTGCATTTGACCGGCTCGCATCGCCAGACGATCCGCGAGCGCATCCGCGGCTTCGAAGCGGCGATCGCTTCGGTGGAAGGCGCTGAAGGCCGCATCATGCCGATGAATTTCAGGGGCAGCTCCAGCCAGGAAGCCCACGACAAGACCGCCGAGATCCTTGCGGCAGACAAAGGCTATACCGCCGCCTTCTGCATGAACGATTTCATCGCCGTCGGCGTGCTCGACGCCGTCATTGAAGCCGGCCTGCGTGTGCCGGAGGATTTTGCCATCGTGGGCTTCGACGACCTGCCCTGCGCCCTGATGACCAATCCTCGGTTGGCAACCATGCGCGTCGATCGCGCAGCCCTCGGTCGCGAAGCGATCGGCCTGATGATCGCGCGCTTCCGCGACCGCGATGCGCCGGCCCGCCACATCTGCCACGGCGTGCAGCCGATCGCCGGCGGCACGCTGCCACCCGAAACCTGA
- a CDS encoding DUF2264 domain-containing protein — protein sequence MIYDPASSNPLAGNPLKTLPDMRRALTDLFDPLLPYFSEGNARVRIDAAGAHFDRAAADLEGFARPLWGLAPLGAGGGDFSHWDRYAAGLANGVDPKHPEYWGTVNGRDQRMVELAALGFALALVPEKIWEPLDRRARDNLIAYLKHARTFDYADNNWKFFRIFVDIALDRLGATFDHSLTETYLNELDGFYIADGWYRDGNVRRIDHYIPFAMHFYGLIYSKLVDDDRANRYRERAILFARDFRHWFAPDGATIPFGRSLTYRFACAGFWSALAFADVEALPWGEIKGLCLRHLGWWADKPIAHRDGTLPIGFAYPNLLMSENYNSAGSPYWAFKAFLPLALPETHPFWTAEEKAPENEPAIIPQRHPGMILLRSRDDVVALSSGQENQQMRFGAEKYSKFAYSARYGFSIESDERIFAGGAFDSMLAFSDDGLHYRVRETNEETKLAGDTLYAKWSPYPDVTVETWLMPAAPWHIRLHRITTPRPLQTAEGGFAIARRDFEADTLSSATGAASAIGEEDFSGILDLGSTIPREGVAQKAPPNTNLIVSKTLVPQLRGTIPAGETILVSAVLAEKDPSAVNHAWNKPPAKPDIDALRALVKDKGITVSAIKAPGRLP from the coding sequence ATGATCTATGACCCCGCCAGCTCCAATCCGCTTGCCGGCAACCCGCTGAAGACCCTCCCGGACATGCGCCGCGCGCTGACCGACCTGTTCGATCCGCTGCTGCCTTATTTTTCAGAAGGTAATGCCCGCGTCCGTATCGACGCCGCCGGCGCACATTTCGATCGAGCAGCGGCCGATCTCGAAGGTTTCGCCCGGCCGCTCTGGGGCTTGGCGCCGCTCGGCGCTGGCGGCGGCGACTTCAGCCACTGGGATCGTTACGCCGCAGGTCTCGCCAATGGTGTCGATCCGAAGCATCCGGAATATTGGGGCACGGTCAATGGCCGCGACCAGCGCATGGTCGAGCTGGCAGCCCTCGGCTTCGCGCTAGCCCTCGTGCCGGAAAAGATCTGGGAACCGCTCGATCGGCGCGCCCGCGACAATCTGATTGCCTATCTCAAGCACGCCCGCACCTTCGACTACGCCGACAATAATTGGAAATTCTTCCGTATCTTCGTGGATATCGCGCTCGACCGGCTCGGCGCCACCTTCGACCACAGCCTGACGGAAACCTATCTGAACGAGCTGGACGGCTTCTATATCGCTGACGGCTGGTATCGCGACGGCAATGTCCGGCGCATCGACCACTACATTCCCTTCGCCATGCATTTCTATGGGCTGATCTATTCCAAGCTGGTGGATGACGATCGCGCCAATCGCTATCGCGAACGCGCAATTCTCTTCGCGAGGGATTTCCGCCATTGGTTCGCGCCCGATGGCGCCACGATCCCCTTCGGCCGGAGCCTGACCTACCGCTTCGCCTGCGCCGGCTTCTGGTCGGCGCTCGCCTTCGCGGATGTCGAGGCGCTGCCATGGGGTGAGATCAAGGGCCTGTGCCTCCGGCACCTGGGCTGGTGGGCCGACAAGCCGATCGCCCATCGCGACGGCACCCTGCCGATCGGCTTTGCCTATCCCAACCTCTTGATGTCCGAGAATTATAATTCCGCCGGCTCGCCCTATTGGGCCTTCAAGGCCTTCCTGCCGTTGGCGCTGCCTGAAACGCACCCATTCTGGACAGCGGAAGAAAAGGCTCCGGAAAATGAGCCGGCTATCATTCCGCAAAGGCATCCCGGCATGATTTTGTTGCGCAGCAGGGATGATGTCGTGGCACTCTCCTCCGGCCAGGAAAACCAGCAGATGCGGTTCGGCGCCGAGAAATATTCGAAATTTGCCTATTCCGCCCGCTACGGCTTCAGCATCGAAAGCGACGAGCGCATCTTTGCCGGTGGCGCCTTCGACAGCATGCTCGCCTTCAGCGACGACGGCCTACACTATCGCGTGCGCGAAACCAATGAAGAGACGAAGCTCGCCGGGGATACGCTTTACGCCAAATGGTCCCCCTATCCGGACGTGACAGTAGAGACCTGGCTGATGCCGGCCGCGCCCTGGCACATCCGCCTGCACAGGATCACCACGCCACGGCCGCTGCAGACGGCCGAAGGCGGCTTTGCCATCGCGCGGCGGGATTTCGAAGCCGATACGCTCTCCTCCGCCACTGGTGCCGCCTCTGCCATAGGCGAAGAGGATTTCAGCGGCATTCTCGACCTAGGCTCGACGATCCCACGCGAAGGCGTCGCGCAGAAGGCGCCGCCGAACACCAACCTCATCGTTTCCAAAACGCTGGTGCCGCAATTGCGGGGCACCATTCCGGCCGGCGAAACCATTCTCGTCTCTGCCGTGCTTGCGGAGAAAGACCCGTCCGCCGTCAATCACGCCTGGAACAAGCCACCCGCAAAACCCGATATCGATGCCTTGCGCGCCCTCGTCAAAGACAAAGGCATCACGGTCAGCGCCATCAAGGCACCGGGTCGCCTGCCATGA
- a CDS encoding hydroxyacid dehydrogenase: MTQSLSGRPAIAFAMQPSRTQHVLPDALIQRLDTIGRVLDAAPMQSFDDERVAKLLAETEILITGWGAPTIDAAALAKAPHLKLVVHAAGTVKGLLGDSLFDRGILVSHAAQANALPVAEFTLAAIIFAGKKVFRFRDFYVADRNRQRTVPMQAEAIGNYGRTIGIIGASRIGRRVIELLAPFNYRILLYDPMIDAAEATRLGVEKAELDALMASADIVSLHAPSLPATRHMINARRLSLMKKGATFINTARGALVDEAALIGVLKTGRIDAIIDVTDPEIPEAASAFYELPNVFLTPHIAGAVGLERTRLGEMAVDEAIRFIEGKPLLYEIRREDMARMA, from the coding sequence ATGACGCAATCCCTCTCCGGCCGTCCGGCCATCGCATTTGCCATGCAACCATCGCGCACGCAGCATGTTCTTCCAGACGCACTTATTCAGCGCCTCGATACTATCGGTCGCGTGCTCGATGCCGCACCGATGCAAAGCTTCGACGACGAGCGTGTGGCCAAGCTGCTCGCGGAAACCGAAATCCTGATCACCGGCTGGGGCGCTCCGACGATCGATGCTGCTGCGCTCGCAAAGGCGCCGCATCTGAAGCTGGTGGTCCACGCCGCCGGCACGGTGAAAGGCCTGCTCGGCGACAGCCTCTTCGATCGCGGCATCCTGGTCAGCCATGCCGCCCAGGCCAATGCGCTTCCGGTCGCCGAATTTACGCTTGCGGCCATCATCTTTGCCGGCAAGAAGGTCTTTCGCTTTCGCGACTTCTACGTTGCCGACCGCAATCGCCAGCGGACGGTACCGATGCAGGCCGAAGCCATCGGCAATTACGGCCGCACCATCGGCATCATCGGCGCCTCGCGGATCGGCCGGCGGGTGATCGAGCTGCTGGCGCCCTTCAATTACCGCATCCTGCTCTATGACCCGATGATCGATGCGGCCGAAGCGACACGCCTCGGCGTCGAAAAGGCCGAGCTGGACGCGCTGATGGCATCGGCCGATATCGTTTCCCTGCATGCACCCTCGCTGCCTGCCACAAGGCACATGATTAACGCCCGACGCCTCTCGCTAATGAAAAAAGGGGCGACGTTCATCAATACGGCACGCGGCGCACTGGTCGATGAAGCGGCCCTGATCGGCGTGCTAAAGACCGGGCGTATCGACGCGATCATCGACGTCACCGATCCGGAAATTCCAGAAGCCGCCTCGGCGTTTTACGAGCTGCCGAACGTCTTCCTGACGCCGCATATTGCCGGTGCCGTCGGGTTGGAGCGAACCCGCCTCGGTGAGATGGCGGTCGACGAAGCCATCCGCTTTATCGAAGGCAAGCCGCTCCTCTATGAAATCCGTCGCGAGGATATGGCGCGGATGGCATGA
- a CDS encoding transglycosylase SLT domain-containing protein, producing the protein MRSRVLSILAVMLLGVLAGCATAPRHTRNICAIFDQRDGWFNNWQRAAERTERKYGVPVPILMATIYTESGFRPRARPPRRYLLGFIPWKRPTTAYGYSQALDGTWDKYKRETGNWTASRTNFADAIDFVGWYHYQTHLQTGIALNDSYDLYLAYYSGAKGYLQGAWRGNGTALAGAKRFNGMTRIYAQQLPSCS; encoded by the coding sequence ATGCGTAGCCGCGTCCTTTCCATTCTGGCCGTAATGCTGCTCGGCGTGCTGGCGGGCTGCGCCACCGCACCCCGCCATACTCGCAACATCTGCGCGATCTTCGACCAGCGCGACGGCTGGTTCAACAATTGGCAGCGGGCTGCCGAACGCACTGAACGCAAATACGGCGTGCCCGTGCCAATCCTGATGGCGACGATCTATACCGAATCCGGCTTCCGGCCGCGCGCCCGCCCGCCGCGGCGCTATTTGCTCGGCTTCATTCCCTGGAAGCGCCCGACGACGGCTTACGGCTATTCACAGGCGCTTGACGGCACGTGGGACAAGTACAAGCGCGAAACCGGCAACTGGACGGCGAGCCGCACCAATTTCGCCGACGCCATCGACTTCGTCGGCTGGTATCACTACCAGACGCACCTGCAGACCGGCATTGCCCTGAACGATTCCTACGATCTCTATCTCGCCTATTATTCCGGCGCCAAAGGCTATCTGCAGGGAGCGTGGCGCGGCAATGGAACCGCCCTTGCCGGCGCCAAGCGCTTCAACGGCATGACGCGGATCTACGCTCAGCAACTGCCGAGCTGCAGCTGA